A stretch of the Archangium violaceum genome encodes the following:
- a CDS encoding serine hydrolase domain-containing protein, translating to MRTLFSVLLLLALVTPVRARSAEVRKIPESAPAAAMDALLAGKFRADQPGAVVLVVKDGRTLFRKAYGLASVELGVPVKPDTVFRIASTTKQFTAAAVLELVEEGKVDLKAPIRRYLPELPAGWAAITVEHLLTHTSGLWEYSRAPDFRLQEPVTPAGLIARLEGRPLEFEPGTRFAYNNSGYILIGLLVERLSGQPYETFLKERFLQPLGLTHTAFPNHGELVPGLASPYSSGPRPAPVVSPSPAGGLVSNADDLAAWTLALHGGKVLSPASLQAMTTPFHLKDGQDTRYGLGMRIGELHGQPYIHHSGDDPGYHVQVAALPRSRVAVVVLMNGEEGDVSPEFLAKRLAALAIGQPLTEPMPAVVPAEALQVLVGRYRSGDAVRTIRLRDGHLYSVLGEGPPGLIQPLSPTEFFFPDNSDLHLRFTLEAGRAVAVTRLSDGGSPQVFLREPAESKP from the coding sequence ACTCGTCACACCCGTCCGAGCCCGGTCGGCGGAGGTGCGGAAGATTCCGGAAAGCGCTCCCGCCGCCGCGATGGACGCGCTGCTGGCGGGGAAGTTCCGGGCGGACCAACCGGGCGCCGTGGTGTTGGTGGTGAAGGATGGCAGGACGCTGTTCCGGAAGGCCTACGGATTGGCCAGCGTGGAGCTGGGCGTCCCCGTCAAACCAGACACTGTGTTCCGCATTGCCTCCACCACCAAGCAGTTCACCGCCGCGGCCGTGCTCGAGCTGGTGGAGGAAGGCAAGGTGGACCTGAAGGCTCCCATCCGCCGCTACCTTCCCGAGCTTCCGGCGGGTTGGGCTGCCATCACAGTCGAGCATCTCCTCACCCATACCTCGGGGCTCTGGGAGTACTCCCGCGCGCCGGACTTCCGCTTGCAGGAGCCGGTGACACCCGCAGGGCTCATCGCGAGGCTGGAGGGCCGGCCGCTCGAATTCGAGCCCGGGACGCGCTTCGCCTACAACAACTCCGGATACATCCTTATCGGGCTCCTGGTGGAGCGGCTCTCCGGCCAGCCCTACGAGACCTTCTTGAAGGAGCGCTTCCTCCAGCCGCTCGGCCTGACGCACACCGCATTTCCCAACCATGGCGAGCTGGTTCCGGGGCTGGCCTCGCCCTATTCGAGTGGGCCCAGGCCTGCTCCCGTCGTGAGCCCGAGCCCCGCGGGAGGCCTGGTCTCCAACGCGGATGACCTGGCGGCCTGGACCCTGGCCCTCCATGGCGGCAAGGTCCTCTCGCCCGCGAGCCTCCAGGCCATGACGACGCCGTTCCACCTGAAGGATGGGCAGGACACCCGCTACGGTCTGGGCATGCGCATTGGCGAGCTGCACGGGCAGCCCTACATCCACCACAGCGGAGACGACCCGGGCTATCACGTGCAGGTCGCGGCGCTGCCCCGGTCCAGGGTTGCCGTGGTCGTGCTGATGAACGGGGAGGAGGGGGATGTGTCACCGGAGTTCCTGGCCAAACGCCTTGCGGCGCTGGCCATCGGGCAACCCCTGACGGAGCCCATGCCCGCGGTGGTTCCCGCGGAGGCGCTCCAGGTGCTCGTCGGGCGCTATCGCAGCGGGGACGCCGTACGCACGATTCGCCTGCGGGACGGTCACCTCTACAGCGTGCTCGGGGAGGGGCCGCCCGGCCTCATCCAGCCCCTGTCCCCGACGGAGTTCTTCTTCCCGGACAACTCCGACCTGCACCTGCGCTTCACCCTGGAGGCCGGACGGGCCGTCGCCGTCACGCGTCTTTCGGATGGGGGCTCGCCACAGGTCTTCCTCCGTGAGCCCGCGGAGTCGAAGCCGTAG